The stretch of DNA ATGAGCGCGAGCCGGTGGTCCATCCCGATCTGCTGGCTTGCGAGAATGCTGTACTGCTGCCGCATCTGGGCAGCGCGACAATCGAGACCCGCACCGCCATGGGCATGCAGGCGGCGGACAATCTGGACGCTTTCTTCGCCGGACGGGATCTGCCCAACCGTGCCGTCTGATCCCGTCACGCTGGCGCGCGCCGCCGGGGCGATCCGCGCGAAGCTGGGCGAAAGCCTGCTGGTGGTGGGGATCTGCGGCGCGCAAGGCAGCGGGAAATCCACGCTGAGCGAGGGTCTGGCCGCGCTGTTTCGCGGCGAAGGCGTGGCGACCGCTGTGCTGTCGATCGACGATCTCTATCATACGAAGGCGGTGCGCGAGGAGTTGGGGCGGACGGTCCATCCTCTGCTGGCCACGCGCGGGGTGCCGGGCACGCATGATGTGGCGCTGGGGCTCAAGCTGCTGGATGAGCTGGCGCAGGGGCGCCCTGCCCTGCTGCCGCGCTTCGACAAGGGGGTGGATGATCGCGCGCCGCTCGATCAATGGGAACATGCGCCTGCCGACACGCGCCTGCTGATACTGGAAGGCTGGTGCGTGGGGGCACGGCCGCAATCCGCTGCGGCGCTGGTCAATCCGGTCAACGCTCTGGAGCGTGATGAAGACCCCACCGGCGCTTGGCGGCGCCATGTCAACGATCAGCTCAGCGGCCCCTATCGCGCCCTGTTCGACCGGCTCGATGCGCTGATCCTGCTGGCCGCCCCCGGTTTCGAGGTGGTGCTGCGCTGGCGTATCGAGCAGGAGCAGGCCCTGCGCGCCAGGGGCCAGGGCATGAACGACACCCAGATCGCCCGCTTTATCCAGCATTACGAGCGGCTCACCCGCCATATCCTCGGCGACATGCCCCACGATGCCGATCTGACGCTGCCGCTGAATGAGGATCGCTCACTGCGCATCTGATATCTCTGATTGCCATATTGATCTTTTAATGTAGGGTGCAGCCATCAGTCCGGGAGAGAACGGCGATGGTTCACCTTTACGGCCGCGACTATGCGCGACGCGAGATCGCGCAGCACAGCGGCATGCTTTCGCAATTTGCAGGCGTGCGCCTGATGACCCTTGGCGACGGGGTGGAGCGCGGCATCCGCATGCTCGACTTCCGCACCGGCAGCGGGCTGCGCTTCACCGTGCTGGTCGATCGCGCGATGGATATCGCCGATTGCGAACACAACGCCCGCGCCATCGGCTGGAACTCGCCCGCCGGTTTCCGCCACCCCAGCCTGCATGAGTATGAGGGCGAAGGCGGGCTGGCATGGCTGCGCTCCTTCTCGGGCCTGCTGGTGACCTGCGGGCTCGATCACACGCTGTTTATGGATGAGGATGACGCGAGCCATTATGTCTATGGCCCGCGCAAGGTGGTGTCCTCCTCGCTGCATGGGCGGGTGGGCACGATCCCCGCGCGCCTCACCGGCTATGGCGAGCGCTGGGAGGGTGAGCGCTGCGTGCTTTGGGCTGAAGGGATCGTGCAGCAATCGACCGTCTTCGGCGAGGATCTGCATCTGATCCGCCGCATCGAGGCCGATGTCGGCGGCGATGAAATCCGCCTCTCCGACCGCGTGGTGAACCATGGTTTTTACCGCACGCCGCATATGTATTGCTATCATATCAATGTCGGCCACCCCGTGCTGGCGGAGGGTGCGCGTTACCTCGCCCCGGTGCGCGATGTGGTCTGGGCGGCGCATGAAGGGGCGGATTACCGGAGGCAAAACGCGGGCTATCGCACCCTGCCCGCCCCGCAGCGCAACTTCCACGAGCAGGTCTGGCAGCATGAGATGGGCGCCGATGCGCAAGGGCGCGTGCCCGTCGCGCTGATCAATGATGCGGCAGGGTTCGGCCTGATGGTCGAGACGCGCAAGGACCAGTTTCCCTGCCAGTATGAGTGGCAGAACCTGCAGGCGGGGCAATATGCGCTGGGCATCGAGCCCTCGACCAACCATGTGCTGGGCAAGCCCTTCGCCCGCCAGCGCGACGAGCTGATCTGGCTCGAACACGGCGAGGAGCGGCATTACGATACGCGCTTTATCGTGCTCGACGGCGGCGCGGCCATTGCGCAGGCCGAGGAGCGCATCCGCGCCATCGCCATCCAGCCCGCCGAGGATTTCCCCGAACCCTCGGGCAATTACCGCGCCATCGCAGGCCGCGAGGTGGCGGCATGAGCATCGCCGGGCGCACCATTCTCTACACCGGCGCGGCGGGCGGGCTCGGCCTGCCCACGGTGCTGCATTTCCTTGAGCAGGGCGCTCAAGTGGTGGTGGTCGACAACGACCCGGCCAAGATCGCCGCGCTGGAAGCGGCGGCTGCAGGCACCCATCGCGACAGGCTGACCGTGCTGGCATCGGATATGTCCGATCTGGCCCGCTTCCGCGCCGATATCGCGGGCGTCGGCCAGCGGCTTGGCGGCTACGATATCGTCATCAACAATGCCGCGATCTATCCTTCCAAACGCTTCGAAGATTATTCCATCGAAGAGCATCAACTCGTGCAGCGCATCAATGTCGATGCGGGGATTGTGGCGGTGCAGGTCGCCCTGCCCAGCATGCGCGCGCGGCAGTGGGGGCGTATCGTCAACATCGCCAGCGTCACCTTCTATGGCGGCTGGGCGCAGCTTTCGCCCTATGTCGCCTCCAAGGGCGCGCTGGTCGGGCTGACACGGGCCTGGGCGCGCGAGTTCGGGCCCGACGGCATCACCGTCAATGCCCTCTCGCCCGGCGCCTTCCCCACCGATGCCGAGAAGATCCACCCCGATCCTGAGGGCTACACCCGCCATGTGCTGAGCCATCAGGCCGTGCAGCGGCGCGGCACCCCGCGCGACATTTCCGCCGCGCTTTCCTTCCTCGCCTCCGACGAGGCGGGCTTCATCACCGGCCAGACGCTCAACGTCGATGGCGGCTGGATCATGCATTAAGAGGACACGATCTATCATGGGTATTCTGAGCGGCTATCGCGTCCTCGACTGCTCGATCGCCATGGCGGGGCCCTTTGCGGCGCAGCGGCTGGGCGATCTGGGCGCCGATGTGGTGAAGGTCGAGCCGACCACCGGCGAGTGGCAGCGTTATCGCGCGGCAGGCGGCGCGACGGGCCGGAAGATCAACACCTCCTTCCTCTCGCTCAACCGCAACAAGCGCTCGCTGGCGATCGATCTGAAGAGCGAGGACGGCAAGGCCGCGCTGCTCGAACTGGTGAAGAGCGCCGATGTCTTCATCCAGAACTACCGCCCCGGCGTCGCCAAACGGCTGGGGGTGGATTACGAGACGCTGAGCGCCATCAACCCCCGGCTGATCTATGTCTCCATGTCCGGCTATGGCGAGAGCGGGCCCTATGCCAAACGCCCGGGGCAGGATCTGATCCTGCAGGCCATGTCGGGTGCGATGCTCTCCACCGGGCGGGCCAGCGATCCGCCTGCTCCGGCAGGGCAATATCTGGCCGATGCGATCACCGCCTATAGCGCCTTCGAGGGCGCGCTGGCCGCGCTGCTTCACCGCGAGCGCACCGGCGAAGGGCAGTTGGTGGAGGTCAACATGCTCGACGCGCTGGTGACGATCCAGATGCAGGAACTCTCGGTCTTCACCGTGGGCGGCAAGCCGCAGACCCGCTCGGAGGAACCGCATGCCCATTGCTACATCCGCTCGCCCTATGGCGTGTTCGCCACGGCGGATGGCTATATCGCGCTGGCCTTTGCCAGCCTGCGCAAGCTGGGCGAACTGATCGGCGAGCCCAGTTTCGCCGCTATGGACGATGAGACCGATAGCTGGGCGCACCGCGACGCCATCTTCGCCCGCGTCCGCGAAAAGCTGCCCGCACGCAGCAGCGCGGAATGGCTGGCCCTGTTCGACAGCCACGATATCTGGTCGGGCAAGGTCTATGGCTATGAGGATGTGGTGGCCGATCCGCAGATCGCGCATAACGGCACCTTCGTGGAGTATGACCACCCCAGCGAGGGCCGCGTCAAAACCCCCGGCTTCCCGATCCGCTTTTCGAAAACGCCCTCCACGGTGGAGCGCGGCGCCCCCCCAGATCGGCGAGCACAGCCGCGAGGTGCTGAGCGAGGCGGGCTTCGACGACGCCACCATCAAGCGCCTGCTGGAGAGCGGCGTGGTCCGTCAGGAGGCATGAGATGAGCATTCTGTTCGAAATCGACGGCGCGGTCGCCACCATCACGCTCAACCGCCCGGAGAAGTTCAACGCCGCCACACCGGCCATGTCCAGGGCCATCGTGGAAGCGACACAGGAATGCGACCGCAACGATGATATACGCTGCGTCATCATCACCGGCGCGGGGCCCAAGGCCTTTTGCGCGGGATCGGATGTCGAGGCGCTGGACGATTACGCGACGCCCTGGGATTTCCGCAACCGCGTGGATTACTGCGATGCCATCCATAAGCTGCGCAAGCCGAGCATCGCGGCGGTCAATGGCCATGCGCTGGGCGGCGGACTGGAAACCGCGCTGAGCTGCGACATCCGCATCGCCTCGAGCAACGCCAAATTCGCCGCGCCCGAAATCAAGCTGGGCTGGATCGGCGGAGGCGGCATGGCGGCCTTTCTGGCGCATTCCATCGGCGCCTCCAATGCGGCGCTGATGCTGATGACCGGCGACCCCATCGATGCCCAACGCGCGCTGGGCTGGGGTCTGGTCAGTGAAGTGATCGAGCCCGATGCGCTGATGGACCGCGCGCGCGCTTTGGCCGAGACCATTGCCGCGCGCGCCCCCATCGCCGCCGAGACCGCCAAGCGCAATCTGACGGCAGCCTTCTCCATGCCGCTGGAGGAAGCCATGGCCTATGAGCGCGACCTGCAGACAATTTGCTTTACCACGCAGGATGCGCTGGAAGGCCGAGCGGCGTTCAAGGAAAAGCGCGCGCCGGTGTTTCGGCGCAAGTAAAGCGCGCCAACACAGAAAAGCCGGCACGGGATCGCTCCTGTGCCGGCTTTTTCTGTGCGCGAGGAAGGCGGAGCGCTGTCACGCCCCGCCCTCCCCGGTTCAGAACCGCATGCGCGCGCCAAAGGTGAAGCGCCGCCCCGTATCGCCATAGCTGAAGGTCTGGCTGGGCACGCTTGAGTAGGTGAACTCGCGCTCATCGGCCAGATTCAGCGCACTGGCCATCACGGTCAGATGCTTGTTCACATCATAGGCGAGGCTGGCGTCCAACTGGCCATAGGCCGCATAATAGAGCGGCAGACCATTGCGCCCATTGGCCGTTTCCAGATATTTGCTGCGCCACGTATAGGCCATGCGCGCCTGAAAACCGTATTTCTCGTAATAGCCGACAAGGCTGTAGGAATATTTGGAGAGCCCCTCCAGACCATAGCTCGTGCCGCTGACCTGGTTCTGATACTGGGCATTGCTGTCGACCAGCGTGAAGCTGCCCTGGAAGCCCAGCCCGCTGAAGATCCCCGGCAGGCGCGTGAAGGCCTGGCGATAGTTCAGCTCCAGCCCTTTCACCGCTGCGCCCTTGCCATTGGTCGGCTCGGTCACCTGGAAGGTCACCTGATCGACCTGCTGGGGCGTGGTGGTCTGCGCCACGAAGGAGTCGATGCTCTTGTAGAACAGCGCCAGCGACAGCAGCGAGGTCTTGTCGAAATACCACTCCAGCCCGGTCTCGACCTGCGAGGCGCGGAAGGGGTTGAGGTTGGGGTTGCCTCGGGTGATCTGCTCATTGCCCGGATTGGTCAGGATCGACTGGGCGGGCGACAGATCGGTCAGCGTCGGGCGCGTCATCACCCGCGAGCTTGAGAAGCGCGCGACCAGCTTGTCGGTCAGATCCAGCCGCAGGTTCAGCGAGGGCAGGAAATCATTGTAATGCCCCGCAAAGCCGAAAGGCACCACCGGCGAGAGGGTGATGATGTTCTGCCCGCCACCATTGGGCCGCGCGCTCAGGATCGTCTGCGCCGCGCCGGTCGAGGTGTAGCTGGTGTCCTCGAAACGCAGGCCGGTGTTGATGGCCAGCGGCATGCCCGCAAGCTGCGTCTTGAAGTCCATCATCAGGTAACCGATGTAGACATGCTCATCGACCACAGAGCTGGCCGCCGGGTTGAAGACCGGGCGCTGATAGCCGACGAAATTGGGATCGCTGCTCTTGAAGGCCTGCAGCGCCTGCACGAACTGGCGCGGATCATAGGTGATCCACTGGCGCGGAATGCTGCCATTGTAGCCGGAGAACCAGTCGTTCGGCGTGGTCTGGAACAGCGAGGCGGGCATCGGCACATAGACCGAACCGCCGCAGAAAGCGCATTGCGAGGCCGGGGGCTGCTGCAGCGTGTTGTTGGTCTTCTTGCGATCCTCACGCGCGGCGCCAAAGGACACCACAAAGCCGTTGCCCGGATCCCACACGCCGTCGAACTTGGCCTCCAGCGTCTGGTCCTTGATGTCGGAGCCGCCATCCGCCTCGTAATGCGCGCCGATGTGGTTCACATCGGTGGCGGCATTGGCGTAGTTGGGGTTCGACCAGGCCATGTTGAAGATCGGATTGCCGGTGCGGCTGTCCCATGACAGATCCATGCCGGTGCGGCGGAAGGTCGAGAAATAGCTGTCGGCCGCGCCCGTGCGGGTGGCCTGCGAGCGCGCCAGATCGGCGGTCAACTTCAGGTCGCCCTTGTGCCACTCCAGATTGCCGCCGATCAGATAGGTGGTGTTGTGCTGCACCGTGCTGCTGACGATCTCGTCCACCGTGCCGCCGGTAAAGCGCTGGGCCACCGCCGAGCCGTTCTGCACCACCTGATCGACCAGCGTGCCGCCGCTGAAATCGTAAGCGATCTGCGAGGTGTTATCCAGCTCGTTCAAACGCGTGTAGAAACCATCCAGCGTGAAGAGCAGCGTGTCGGTGGGCTTCCACTGCAAGGTCGCATTGGTCCCCACCCGCTTCTTGGTGGTGAAGACATAGGTCGGCGACATGTTGGACGGCATCGTCACATTGGTGAAAGGCGCCACATTGGGGCCGACGCGGCCATTGTAATAGCTGTCGGTGCTGCTGTGGGTGACCCAGCCCGCGCCGATGTCGAATTCGTCGGTGCGGATCTTGCGGTCCTCGTAGGAGGCGACCACCGCCAGACCCAGCGTGCCTTCGGCATTGTGCCAGCTCACCACGCCCGAGAGCGAAGGGCCCCAGTTCTTGGCGAGTTGCTGGTCCTGCGCCTGACCGGAGAGCGCCAGCGTAAAGGGCTTGAGTTCGAGCGGGCGGATCGAGCGGATGTTGACCGTCGCGCCGATGCTGGCGCCGTTCAGCTTGGCCATCGGGCTCTTGTAGACATCCGCCCCGGCGATCAGCTCGGAGGGCAGTTCGTCAAAGCTGAATTCGCGGCCGACATTCTCGGTCGCCAGCGTGCGGCCGTTGAGCGTCACCACGTTGAACTGGGGCCCAAGCCCGCGCACCGAGATGAAATTGCCGTCGCCATGGCTGCGATCGATGGTGACACCGGTGATGCGCTGGAGCGATTCCGCGACATTGCTTTCCGGCAGCTTGCCCAGATCCTCGGTGGCGATGGAATCGACGATGTTCACGGCCTTGCGCTTGATATCGATGGCGGCCTGCTGCGATTTGCGCAGGCCGGTCACGATGATCTCCTGCTGGCCGCTGGCGGTGCTGGCATCGCCGGGCGGAGGAGCGCCCTGCGGCGCCTGTTGCGCGAAGGCGGGGCCGGCCATCAAGGCTGACAAACCCACACCCATTGCGAAGCGACTGAACCTACCCTTCATCCCCGGTCCTTCCCCATTTCCCATATCGCGTTTTTAAGATTTCACGATTCATTATTGATATATCAATTGCACCTCTTGGAATGTCTTTCAAGAGGGTTTTTTGATACCGGGGCCGTGGGTGCTCCGGTCATCGCCCCGGTGCAGAGGCACGGACATTGAGCATGCAGAAGCAGTGGCTTACCCAGCCATCTTATCGGAACAGCACATGGCGTATGGCGACATGCGCCCGGAAACGGGTTTCAGTGCACCGAACGGATCGGCAGCACGAAACAGCTTCCGGCAAAAACGAAGGCGATCGCCGAGACGAAGAGAGCCCGGTAATCGCCCCCCGTCACATGCAGCAGCCATGCCGACCACACCGGGCTGAGGATCTGGGGGATGTTGACCGCCGTGGTCAGAATGCCCAGATCCTTGCCGGTCGCCTCACCGCGTCCTTGCGGCAGCACCTGGGTCATCAGCGCCATATCCACCGACATAAAGGCGCCGTAACCGATGCCCATCAGCGCGGCATAGCCCATCATCCCCGGCACGCTGGCCATCACCAGCGGCACGATCAGCGCCAGCCCCATGATGATGCTGGAGAGGAAGACGAAAGGCTTGCGCCGCCCCACCCGGTCCGAAGCGAAACCCGACCCAAAGGCCGAAAGCACCAGCGCGACAAAGGTGATCGTCGAGAGCGTGGCAATGGTGCGGTTCGAGGCGGACACCGAGAGGTGAATGTAATCCTGCAGAATATAGAGCAGATAGGTGACGATCCCCTGATAGCCCATATAGATCGTGAAGCGGCCCAGAAAGGCCCAGGCAAAATCGGGATGCTCACGCGGGCTGACCCAGAAACCGGCGAGAAAAGCGCCGGGCCGGAACGGCTCTGGCGGCGCGGCTGAAACCGGCGGCTCGGGGTTGAGGAGGATGAAGGCAAGGCACACCAGCACGATGCCCGCCGCCAGCACGCCATAGGCCAGCGTCATGTCATAGGCCAGATAGCCGCCCAGCACGATGCCCGCCGTGCCCCCCGCCGTCATCCCCGCGCCGACAAAGCCCGAGGCGGTGCCGCGCTGTTCGGCGGGGAAACGGTCGGCCACGATGGTCGTGACGGCGGCCTGCATGGAATTGAGCGCGACGGTCGCCCCCACCCAGACCATGGTGATCGGCCACAGGCTGGTCATGCGCGCGGTGAGGAACAGGCAGATGCCGCCCACCACCGATCCCAGCACGATCCATGGCGTGCGCCGCCCGAACCGCCCTGATGTGCGGTCCGACAGCGCCCCGGCGATCGGCGTGGTCAGCGTCGAGAAGACCGAGGTGACGGCAAAGACCATCGCCAGATTGCCCGCCTTATGCGCGTGATCCAGCGCCTCGATCTGGTTGGGCAGCAGCACCGAGAGCACCGCGCAATAGAGCGCCAGCAGCACGAAGAACACGGCAGACAACGACAGCAACAGCCGCCACGGCCGCCCCTGCCCCGCCACCAGCGCGGGCGCGATGGCCAGATCGCTCACAGCACGCCTGTCAGACGATGTTGCGGCGGCGCATCGCCAAGGGCGCTACGTTCCAGCACCTCGGGGCGGCGCCATGCTGCGCGGGCCTCCTCGCTCAGCACCAGACCGTGGCCCGGCGCTTGCGAA from Novosphingobium sp. encodes:
- a CDS encoding kinase produces the protein MARAAGAIRAKLGESLLVVGICGAQGSGKSTLSEGLAALFRGEGVATAVLSIDDLYHTKAVREELGRTVHPLLATRGVPGTHDVALGLKLLDELAQGRPALLPRFDKGVDDRAPLDQWEHAPADTRLLILEGWCVGARPQSAAALVNPVNALERDEDPTGAWRRHVNDQLSGPYRALFDRLDALILLAAPGFEVVLRWRIEQEQALRARGQGMNDTQIARFIQHYERLTRHILGDMPHDADLTLPLNEDRSLRI
- a CDS encoding aldose 1-epimerase family protein, which encodes MVHLYGRDYARREIAQHSGMLSQFAGVRLMTLGDGVERGIRMLDFRTGSGLRFTVLVDRAMDIADCEHNARAIGWNSPAGFRHPSLHEYEGEGGLAWLRSFSGLLVTCGLDHTLFMDEDDASHYVYGPRKVVSSSLHGRVGTIPARLTGYGERWEGERCVLWAEGIVQQSTVFGEDLHLIRRIEADVGGDEIRLSDRVVNHGFYRTPHMYCYHINVGHPVLAEGARYLAPVRDVVWAAHEGADYRRQNAGYRTLPAPQRNFHEQVWQHEMGADAQGRVPVALINDAAGFGLMVETRKDQFPCQYEWQNLQAGQYALGIEPSTNHVLGKPFARQRDELIWLEHGEERHYDTRFIVLDGGAAIAQAEERIRAIAIQPAEDFPEPSGNYRAIAGREVAA
- a CDS encoding SDR family oxidoreductase — its product is MSIAGRTILYTGAAGGLGLPTVLHFLEQGAQVVVVDNDPAKIAALEAAAAGTHRDRLTVLASDMSDLARFRADIAGVGQRLGGYDIVINNAAIYPSKRFEDYSIEEHQLVQRINVDAGIVAVQVALPSMRARQWGRIVNIASVTFYGGWAQLSPYVASKGALVGLTRAWAREFGPDGITVNALSPGAFPTDAEKIHPDPEGYTRHVLSHQAVQRRGTPRDISAALSFLASDEAGFITGQTLNVDGGWIMH
- a CDS encoding CoA transferase codes for the protein MGILSGYRVLDCSIAMAGPFAAQRLGDLGADVVKVEPTTGEWQRYRAAGGATGRKINTSFLSLNRNKRSLAIDLKSEDGKAALLELVKSADVFIQNYRPGVAKRLGVDYETLSAINPRLIYVSMSGYGESGPYAKRPGQDLILQAMSGAMLSTGRASDPPAPAGQYLADAITAYSAFEGALAALLHRERTGEGQLVEVNMLDALVTIQMQELSVFTVGGKPQTRSEEPHAHCYIRSPYGVFATADGYIALAFASLRKLGELIGEPSFAAMDDETDSWAHRDAIFARVREKLPARSSAEWLALFDSHDIWSGKVYGYEDVVADPQIAHNGTFVEYDHPSEGRVKTPGFPIRFSKTPSTVERGAPPDRRAQPRGAERGGLRRRHHQAPAGERRGPSGGMR
- a CDS encoding enoyl-CoA hydratase/isomerase family protein produces the protein MSILFEIDGAVATITLNRPEKFNAATPAMSRAIVEATQECDRNDDIRCVIITGAGPKAFCAGSDVEALDDYATPWDFRNRVDYCDAIHKLRKPSIAAVNGHALGGGLETALSCDIRIASSNAKFAAPEIKLGWIGGGGMAAFLAHSIGASNAALMLMTGDPIDAQRALGWGLVSEVIEPDALMDRARALAETIAARAPIAAETAKRNLTAAFSMPLEEAMAYERDLQTICFTTQDALEGRAAFKEKRAPVFRRK
- a CDS encoding TonB-dependent receptor, which produces MAGPAFAQQAPQGAPPPGDASTASGQQEIIVTGLRKSQQAAIDIKRKAVNIVDSIATEDLGKLPESNVAESLQRITGVTIDRSHGDGNFISVRGLGPQFNVVTLNGRTLATENVGREFSFDELPSELIAGADVYKSPMAKLNGASIGATVNIRSIRPLELKPFTLALSGQAQDQQLAKNWGPSLSGVVSWHNAEGTLGLAVVASYEDRKIRTDEFDIGAGWVTHSSTDSYYNGRVGPNVAPFTNVTMPSNMSPTYVFTTKKRVGTNATLQWKPTDTLLFTLDGFYTRLNELDNTSQIAYDFSGGTLVDQVVQNGSAVAQRFTGGTVDEIVSSTVQHNTTYLIGGNLEWHKGDLKLTADLARSQATRTGAADSYFSTFRRTGMDLSWDSRTGNPIFNMAWSNPNYANAATDVNHIGAHYEADGGSDIKDQTLEAKFDGVWDPGNGFVVSFGAAREDRKKTNNTLQQPPASQCAFCGGSVYVPMPASLFQTTPNDWFSGYNGSIPRQWITYDPRQFVQALQAFKSSDPNFVGYQRPVFNPAASSVVDEHVYIGYLMMDFKTQLAGMPLAINTGLRFEDTSYTSTGAAQTILSARPNGGGQNIITLSPVVPFGFAGHYNDFLPSLNLRLDLTDKLVARFSSSRVMTRPTLTDLSPAQSILTNPGNEQITRGNPNLNPFRASQVETGLEWYFDKTSLLSLALFYKSIDSFVAQTTTPQQVDQVTFQVTEPTNGKGAAVKGLELNYRQAFTRLPGIFSGLGFQGSFTLVDSNAQYQNQVSGTSYGLEGLSKYSYSLVGYYEKYGFQARMAYTWRSKYLETANGRNGLPLYYAAYGQLDASLAYDVNKHLTVMASALNLADEREFTYSSVPSQTFSYGDTGRRFTFGARMRF
- a CDS encoding MFS transporter gives rise to the protein MSDLAIAPALVAGQGRPWRLLLSLSAVFFVLLALYCAVLSVLLPNQIEALDHAHKAGNLAMVFAVTSVFSTLTTPIAGALSDRTSGRFGRRTPWIVLGSVVGGICLFLTARMTSLWPITMVWVGATVALNSMQAAVTTIVADRFPAEQRGTASGFVGAGMTAGGTAGIVLGGYLAYDMTLAYGVLAAGIVLVCLAFILLNPEPPVSAAPPEPFRPGAFLAGFWVSPREHPDFAWAFLGRFTIYMGYQGIVTYLLYILQDYIHLSVSASNRTIATLSTITFVALVLSAFGSGFASDRVGRRKPFVFLSSIIMGLALIVPLVMASVPGMMGYAALMGIGYGAFMSVDMALMTQVLPQGRGEATGKDLGILTTAVNIPQILSPVWSAWLLHVTGGDYRALFVSAIAFVFAGSCFVLPIRSVH